Proteins encoded together in one Planctopirus ephydatiae window:
- a CDS encoding dihydroorotase: MTKRTKIVGAECVLPSGLWKGDVLIEGGRILDLDPPESARADEVIQAAGLHLIPGVIDDQVHFREPGLTHKEDLATASAACAKGGVTTFFEMPNTKPTTTTVERLHEKLALAATKSVVNYAFYIGATPTNVEELKSARRTPGIKIFIGSSTGDLLVDEQAALEQIFAETTLPICAHCEDEATVRANSARLNGGSKVQDHSQIRDHKAAEIATRRALDLAYRHKHRFHVLHVSTAIETEIVADHRGLITAEACPHHLFFNVDDYDRLGTLIQMNPSIKTQDDVTALWKALRDGRIQVIATDHAPHTLEEKRQPYPKSPSGLPAVENSLALMLDASHRGFCTIEEVVSWMCDAPARVWDLVGKGRIEPGYDADLVLVDLKKSQTIRNEDQLTKCGWSPWAGTTLTGWPVTTMVGGEIVFAEGKVDTSHRGTEAIFDHSRGGYWG, translated from the coding sequence ATGACGAAACGAACAAAGATTGTTGGGGCGGAGTGTGTGTTGCCTTCTGGATTGTGGAAGGGGGATGTGCTGATTGAGGGGGGGAGGATTCTGGATCTGGATCCGCCAGAGTCGGCACGGGCTGATGAGGTGATTCAGGCAGCCGGGCTCCATCTGATCCCGGGGGTGATTGATGATCAGGTTCACTTTCGTGAGCCGGGATTGACGCATAAGGAAGATCTTGCCACCGCTTCAGCAGCCTGTGCCAAGGGTGGCGTCACCACCTTCTTTGAAATGCCGAACACCAAGCCCACGACCACGACGGTCGAGAGGCTGCACGAAAAGCTGGCCTTGGCAGCCACCAAATCGGTGGTGAACTATGCGTTCTACATCGGTGCGACACCGACCAATGTCGAAGAACTCAAATCGGCCCGGCGAACGCCCGGCATCAAAATCTTCATCGGCTCCAGCACTGGTGATCTGCTGGTGGATGAGCAGGCCGCCCTCGAACAGATTTTTGCCGAAACCACACTTCCTATCTGTGCCCATTGCGAGGATGAGGCGACTGTCCGCGCGAACTCAGCCCGCCTCAATGGTGGCTCGAAGGTGCAGGATCATTCGCAGATTCGCGATCACAAGGCGGCTGAGATCGCCACCCGCAGGGCACTCGATCTGGCATATCGGCACAAGCACCGCTTTCATGTGCTGCATGTTTCGACAGCGATTGAAACCGAGATTGTGGCTGATCATCGCGGGCTGATCACAGCCGAGGCCTGCCCGCATCATCTGTTCTTTAATGTGGATGACTACGACCGCCTGGGCACGCTGATTCAGATGAACCCGTCGATCAAGACGCAAGACGACGTGACGGCCCTGTGGAAGGCGCTGCGGGACGGGCGGATTCAGGTGATCGCGACGGATCATGCTCCCCATACACTGGAGGAAAAGCGGCAGCCTTATCCGAAGTCGCCTTCTGGTTTGCCAGCCGTCGAAAATTCGCTGGCACTCATGCTCGATGCGTCTCATCGCGGCTTCTGCACCATCGAAGAAGTGGTGAGCTGGATGTGCGACGCCCCGGCCCGTGTGTGGGATCTCGTGGGAAAAGGACGGATTGAGCCGGGTTATGATGCCGATCTGGTGCTGGTCGATCTCAAAAAGTCGCAGACCATCCGCAACGAGGACCAGCTCACGAAATGCGGCTGGAGCCCGTGGGCCGGGACAACGCTCACCGGCTGGCCCGTCACCACGATGGTGGGTGGCGAAATTGTGTTTGCGGAAGGAAAGGTCGATACGAGCCACCGGGGAACGGAAGCGATCTTCGATCATTCGCGGGGCGGATATTGGGGTTAG
- a CDS encoding TetR/AcrR family transcriptional regulator, with product MGVASDSQKTKAAVIQAAGELFAISGFSGVTARQVASKAGVSLGAIPYHFGSMEKLYDEVLITAVKISEEAQPLAEQALAAAPAEGLRLAIQWMIKDYSAQKVAWPLKLIEREAIDPSASFRKVLKRHYLPEFDWLCEVISRVSGKPKDSDSVRFGTISMHLLTSTFMTHRRLLEDFAPKVVANVRDSESFVEMIAHVTLDAVTRYEQAYPTIN from the coding sequence ATGGGTGTTGCCAGCGATTCACAAAAGACGAAAGCCGCAGTGATTCAGGCGGCGGGCGAATTGTTCGCAATTTCGGGCTTCTCCGGTGTTACTGCCAGGCAAGTTGCCTCAAAGGCTGGCGTTTCTCTGGGGGCGATTCCTTACCACTTTGGGAGTATGGAAAAGCTGTACGACGAAGTGCTCATTACGGCAGTCAAGATATCCGAGGAGGCCCAGCCCCTGGCGGAGCAAGCCCTCGCAGCGGCTCCCGCTGAGGGTCTTCGGTTGGCCATCCAATGGATGATCAAAGATTACTCAGCTCAAAAGGTCGCGTGGCCCCTGAAGCTGATTGAACGCGAAGCCATCGATCCGTCAGCCTCGTTTAGGAAGGTTCTCAAGCGGCATTACTTGCCCGAGTTTGATTGGCTTTGCGAAGTGATCAGCCGCGTTTCTGGCAAGCCCAAGGACTCTGACTCTGTGCGATTCGGCACGATTTCGATGCATCTTCTCACCTCGACCTTTATGACGCACCGACGGCTTCTTGAAGACTTTGCACCCAAGGTTGTAGCAAACGTCCGAGACAGCGAGTCCTTTGTAGAAATGATCGCTCACGTGACCCTCGATGCGGTCACTCGCTACGAACAGGCGTATCCGACAATTAATTGA
- a CDS encoding ABC transporter permease, with protein MLIGDLKDLQRPDAIIMDIAGYINIFPETPPQTGATVEIGQRRAVIVGICYIGTSWNGLPRVYTRRSLGVAMARETLNPVTYVLAKAGQGQSPEEVSQRITSSIGLKARTRNAFMDETRTWILKYSGIAENFGITILMGVVIGIAIVGQTFYMFSVENLKQFATLKAIGIANWIILKMIMVQALFVSLIGYCLGIGVASLFFAISSTQISGGLRGMFMHPFIFMGSGVFIVLVTLLACIVSVRKVLTVDPAIVFRG; from the coding sequence ATGCTGATCGGCGATCTCAAGGACTTGCAGCGTCCCGACGCGATCATTATGGATATCGCAGGCTACATCAATATCTTCCCGGAGACACCACCCCAGACGGGTGCCACCGTTGAAATCGGGCAGCGCCGCGCAGTCATTGTCGGGATTTGCTACATCGGCACCTCATGGAACGGCTTACCTCGCGTTTACACACGAAGAAGTTTAGGTGTAGCCATGGCAAGAGAAACTCTGAACCCGGTGACTTACGTGTTAGCGAAAGCGGGACAAGGACAATCACCCGAAGAAGTTTCTCAAAGGATCACCAGTTCGATAGGTCTAAAGGCGCGAACACGCAACGCGTTCATGGACGAAACCAGAACCTGGATCCTCAAGTACTCCGGTATTGCTGAGAACTTTGGGATCACAATTTTAATGGGGGTCGTCATCGGTATCGCAATTGTAGGACAGACCTTCTACATGTTCAGCGTCGAAAACCTGAAGCAGTTTGCAACCTTGAAAGCCATCGGTATCGCCAACTGGATCATCCTCAAGATGATTATGGTTCAGGCTCTCTTTGTATCGCTGATCGGATACTGCCTCGGCATTGGTGTTGCCAGTTTGTTCTTTGCCATCTCCAGCACTCAAATCTCGGGCGGCTTACGGGGGATGTTCATGCATCCGTTCATCTTCATGGGTTCGGGAGTTTTTATTGTATTGGTCACCTTATTGGCCTGCATCGTCAGTGTTCGAAAGGTGTTGACAGTTGATCCTGCGATTGTCTTCCGAGGTTGA
- a CDS encoding ABC transporter ATP-binding protein, translating into MSFKTAAGTVSVLKGVDFEAPIGKLTMLVGPSGCGKTTLISLIAGLLRGASGTMEVFGNEVLTMSASMLVPYRLKNIGFIFQQYNLLAGLTASENVAVPLVASGTGWPVALEKGRILLGKLGMNAHIDKLPSQLSGGQQQRVAIARTLIHEPRLLLCDKPTAALDGQSGKVVMNLLKELAVADDRAAIVVSHDPRVYSFADRVVHMEDGLVAKVESIVTPSSADSTNDTAH; encoded by the coding sequence ATGTCCTTTAAGACCGCTGCAGGAACGGTGAGCGTCTTGAAAGGGGTCGATTTCGAGGCCCCGATTGGCAAACTGACCATGCTCGTCGGGCCGAGCGGATGCGGCAAGACAACCTTGATCTCGTTGATCGCAGGCTTGTTGCGTGGAGCCTCGGGGACAATGGAAGTCTTCGGCAATGAAGTGTTGACCATGTCGGCTTCAATGCTCGTCCCATATCGACTGAAAAACATCGGATTCATCTTTCAGCAATACAACTTGCTCGCAGGCTTAACCGCCTCGGAAAATGTCGCAGTCCCGCTCGTCGCCAGTGGGACAGGCTGGCCAGTCGCACTGGAAAAAGGGCGAATCTTATTGGGCAAACTGGGGATGAATGCCCACATCGATAAACTTCCCAGTCAACTCTCTGGCGGCCAGCAGCAGCGAGTTGCCATCGCCAGAACTCTGATCCATGAGCCCCGACTGCTGCTCTGCGACAAACCGACCGCAGCACTTGATGGACAATCGGGAAAAGTCGTGATGAATCTCCTCAAAGAGCTGGCGGTCGCCGATGATCGAGCCGCTATTGTTGTCAGCCATGATCCACGAGTTTATAGCTTCGCTGATCGGGTGGTACATATGGAAGATGGTTTGGTCGCCAAGGTCGAAAGTATTGTGACTCCCAGCTCTGCCGACAGCACGAACGACACTGCACATTGA
- a CDS encoding DUF2341 domain-containing protein: MKQFRTMIVALASLTFILQAASAQYPDWQETGAIFLNTTPDGANLPAEASVENFPMLIRLHKDFFDFSAAAPNGDDVRFSLQGNALSYQIEQWDAVAGTASVWVRIPRIQGNTRQEIKIHWGKPEAKSESNGKAVFNESNGYLSVLHMDEGVADEVGSAETKDIGTTAAAGMIGPARHLAGKQGVFCGEKIANFPVGASSHSTEAWLRAEKSNGQVLAWGNEHGQGKVVMHFMSPPHVKMECYFSGADVPSRGRLPMNEWIHIIHTYQQGDSRIYVNGELSNVSQTPNAPLAIKTPARFYIGGWYNNYNYVGDVDEVRISKVVRSADWVKLQYENQKPLQTLVGPVVKLGNTFVVSPTSATVFEGKNATFTVQAGGAQKIYWILKSDGQENIAAVDRFAFTFDAGRVKGDKLVTLQCKAVYAEGVKTKDITISVKEDIPEPIFTLNAPKTWDGRETIEIVPQVTNLATMQGKNAGDLKTEWNAGPFAVIKEIAPGKLLLKRSQNSGKLKVTATISNGGQAVSQSVAIAVTEPKSDAWVVRTPAKDEKPEEGQFYARDDKNEGTLHYNGTLTEAADSVFLKLYADEKLVQTATAKLAADKSYTLSVKLKPGLIKYKVEFGTGTDKVLDTVGNLVCGDAYIIDGQSNALATDTGEKSPPETNEWIRSYARPSQNPKDNVGNLWVLPVWKAQQGEKAELGWWGMELAKRLVESQKMPIFMINAAVGGTRIDVHQRNPADPTDLTSIYGRMLWRVQQAKLTHGIRGILWHQGENDQGADGPTGGYGWETYHQFFIEMAAGWKQDFPNVQQYYVFQIWPNSCSMGGRFGSGDMLREKQRTLPQLFSNMSIMSTLGVRPPGGCHFPLVGWAEFARTIQPLIERDHYGKVPAGPISAPNLRTASFNATRDTILLEFDQPIAWDDKLAGQFYLDGEKGKVASGSVAGAVLTLKLKEPTAATKITYLKEIDWNQDNLLLGTNGIAALTFCNVPIDHGQSTP; encoded by the coding sequence ATGAAACAATTTCGCACCATGATCGTAGCTTTGGCATCACTCACCTTCATATTACAGGCGGCTTCGGCACAGTATCCGGACTGGCAGGAAACCGGGGCTATCTTTCTGAACACCACGCCCGATGGTGCGAACTTGCCGGCGGAAGCAAGCGTTGAGAATTTTCCGATGCTCATCCGATTGCACAAAGACTTCTTCGATTTTTCAGCTGCCGCACCTAACGGAGACGATGTGCGGTTTTCCTTACAGGGAAATGCTTTGTCGTATCAAATCGAGCAGTGGGATGCAGTTGCGGGAACGGCGAGCGTTTGGGTGCGAATCCCAAGAATTCAGGGTAATACGCGACAGGAAATTAAAATTCATTGGGGAAAACCGGAGGCCAAGAGCGAATCGAACGGCAAGGCTGTGTTCAACGAATCAAACGGTTACTTGAGCGTTTTGCACATGGACGAAGGCGTGGCCGATGAAGTGGGTTCTGCAGAGACGAAAGATATCGGAACCACGGCAGCTGCGGGAATGATCGGACCGGCAAGGCATCTCGCTGGAAAGCAGGGTGTCTTTTGCGGAGAGAAGATCGCCAATTTTCCGGTGGGTGCGAGTTCACATAGTACCGAAGCGTGGTTGCGCGCGGAGAAATCGAACGGCCAAGTGCTGGCGTGGGGTAACGAGCACGGTCAAGGCAAAGTGGTGATGCATTTCATGAGCCCGCCGCACGTGAAAATGGAATGCTATTTTTCCGGCGCGGATGTCCCAAGCCGGGGTCGCCTGCCGATGAATGAATGGATTCATATTATACACACGTATCAGCAGGGTGATTCGCGAATTTATGTGAACGGCGAACTCAGCAACGTCTCCCAAACACCGAATGCACCGTTAGCAATCAAAACCCCCGCACGGTTCTACATCGGCGGCTGGTATAATAACTACAACTACGTCGGCGACGTTGATGAAGTCCGCATTTCTAAAGTAGTGCGTTCAGCTGATTGGGTAAAGTTGCAGTATGAAAACCAAAAGCCGTTGCAAACGTTGGTTGGCCCGGTAGTGAAGCTCGGAAACACATTTGTAGTCTCGCCTACGAGTGCGACGGTCTTCGAAGGCAAGAACGCAACTTTCACCGTACAGGCCGGCGGTGCTCAGAAGATCTATTGGATACTGAAGAGCGATGGGCAGGAGAATATCGCCGCAGTGGATCGATTTGCATTCACGTTCGATGCGGGACGCGTGAAAGGCGACAAGCTGGTCACATTGCAATGCAAGGCAGTATATGCCGAGGGTGTGAAAACGAAAGACATTACAATCTCCGTGAAAGAGGATATTCCCGAACCCATCTTCACACTCAACGCACCAAAGACTTGGGATGGCCGTGAGACGATTGAAATCGTGCCGCAGGTAACGAATCTCGCGACAATGCAGGGGAAGAACGCGGGTGACTTGAAGACCGAGTGGAACGCGGGTCCGTTCGCGGTGATCAAAGAAATAGCACCGGGCAAACTCCTCCTGAAACGCTCACAAAATAGTGGAAAACTCAAGGTGACCGCGACCATCAGCAATGGTGGCCAAGCGGTTTCCCAATCAGTGGCGATCGCCGTCACGGAACCGAAGAGCGACGCGTGGGTTGTGCGCACGCCTGCAAAGGACGAGAAGCCGGAAGAAGGGCAATTCTATGCCCGCGATGACAAAAACGAAGGGACGCTCCACTACAACGGCACGTTGACCGAAGCTGCGGATTCGGTCTTTCTGAAGCTTTATGCCGATGAAAAACTCGTTCAAACCGCCACCGCGAAATTGGCAGCCGATAAGTCATATACGCTGTCGGTGAAACTTAAGCCGGGGCTCATTAAATACAAAGTGGAGTTTGGAACTGGCACTGATAAAGTACTCGATACCGTCGGTAATCTGGTGTGCGGCGATGCCTACATCATTGATGGTCAGTCGAACGCACTCGCCACCGATACGGGCGAAAAATCCCCGCCCGAAACCAACGAGTGGATTCGCAGTTACGCTCGCCCCTCGCAAAACCCGAAAGACAATGTCGGCAATCTGTGGGTGTTACCAGTGTGGAAGGCGCAGCAGGGGGAAAAAGCAGAACTCGGTTGGTGGGGTATGGAACTCGCGAAACGCCTTGTTGAAAGCCAAAAGATGCCCATCTTTATGATCAACGCCGCTGTTGGGGGAACACGGATCGATGTGCATCAACGCAACCCCGCCGACCCCACCGATCTCACGAGCATTTACGGACGCATGCTCTGGCGAGTCCAGCAGGCGAAACTCACGCACGGCATCCGCGGCATCTTGTGGCATCAAGGTGAAAACGACCAAGGGGCTGATGGTCCGACTGGCGGCTATGGTTGGGAAACATATCATCAATTCTTCATTGAAATGGCCGCGGGCTGGAAGCAGGACTTCCCCAACGTGCAGCAGTATTACGTGTTTCAAATCTGGCCCAACTCCTGCAGCATGGGCGGGCGTTTCGGTTCCGGAGATATGTTGCGAGAAAAACAACGCACGCTTCCGCAGTTGTTTTCAAACATGAGCATTATGTCGACGCTCGGCGTGCGTCCGCCGGGAGGCTGCCACTTTCCGCTCGTGGGTTGGGCGGAATTTGCGCGCACGATTCAGCCGCTGATCGAGCGTGATCACTACGGCAAAGTACCTGCTGGACCCATCTCCGCACCCAACCTCCGTACCGCCTCGTTCAACGCAACACGCGACACGATCCTGCTTGAATTTGATCAACCCATTGCCTGGGATGACAAGCTCGCTGGCCAGTTCTATCTCGATGGCGAGAAAGGGAAGGTGGCTTCAGGCAGCGTGGCCGGTGCGGTGCTGACATTGAAGCTCAAAGAGCCTACCGCCGCCACGAAGATTACCTACCTCAAAGAGATTGATTGGAATCAGGATAACTTGCTGCTGGGCACGAACGGTATTGCCGCGCTGACATTTTGCAATGTGCCGATTGATCACGGACAATCAACCCCTTGA
- a CDS encoding TlpA family protein disulfide reductase: protein MLSFRFVVIVSASVIASAFPTDSPAEEKRADAKLAAIQKAHKDAEAAFRTAAESLEDSVDKREKHDELWKAFDQAQGDQYNAAVELAKGDPKADDAVAALEWVLTIPRSYYLPAGPAAMEEVAKHHTKNSKVGKLVSCVGYYTPHEKFYPKEAAAAWAMIDAVAKDNPDKTVRAQAVLAKAAKVKQMHDDAVYLEQPDTEKLATAAESAYEAVIQEYGDCPRLIGEKSGTVGEFAKEELYELRFLRVGKVAPEIEAEGVDGTKFKLSDHRGKVVAVIFWASWCGPCMADVPHEREMTERLKGKPFTIVAVNGDEKREKAAEVMAQEKMTWPSFWNGSDGADGPISKAWNVRGWPTVYVLDAKGVIRFKGQRREKLEEKVKLLLEEGEASK from the coding sequence ATGCTATCGTTTCGATTCGTGGTGATCGTATCGGCGAGCGTCATCGCCTCGGCATTTCCTACAGACAGTCCGGCTGAGGAGAAGCGCGCCGATGCCAAACTCGCCGCGATCCAGAAGGCACACAAGGACGCCGAAGCCGCCTTCCGAACGGCTGCCGAGTCGCTCGAAGACAGCGTAGACAAGCGAGAGAAGCACGACGAACTGTGGAAGGCGTTCGATCAGGCCCAAGGGGATCAGTACAACGCCGCCGTCGAACTCGCGAAGGGCGATCCTAAGGCAGACGATGCGGTCGCCGCCCTCGAATGGGTGCTCACCATCCCGCGGTCGTATTATCTGCCAGCCGGTCCCGCAGCGATGGAGGAAGTGGCCAAGCACCACACGAAGAACTCAAAGGTCGGCAAGTTGGTGTCGTGTGTCGGGTACTACACGCCGCACGAAAAGTTCTACCCGAAGGAGGCGGCCGCGGCATGGGCCATGATCGACGCCGTCGCCAAGGACAACCCGGACAAGACGGTCCGCGCCCAGGCGGTCCTGGCGAAGGCGGCTAAGGTCAAGCAGATGCACGACGACGCGGTGTACCTGGAACAGCCTGACACCGAGAAACTGGCAACTGCAGCCGAGAGCGCGTACGAGGCGGTCATCCAGGAGTATGGCGATTGCCCGCGGCTGATTGGCGAGAAGAGTGGGACCGTCGGCGAGTTCGCCAAGGAGGAGTTGTACGAACTTCGGTTCCTGCGGGTCGGGAAGGTTGCCCCCGAGATTGAGGCCGAGGGAGTGGATGGCACGAAGTTCAAGCTCTCGGATCACCGCGGGAAGGTCGTCGCAGTGATCTTCTGGGCCAGTTGGTGCGGGCCATGCATGGCCGACGTACCGCACGAGCGGGAGATGACCGAGCGACTCAAGGGCAAGCCGTTCACCATCGTGGCGGTGAACGGGGACGAGAAGCGGGAGAAGGCGGCCGAGGTGATGGCGCAGGAGAAAATGACGTGGCCTTCGTTCTGGAACGGGAGCGACGGGGCGGACGGTCCGATCAGCAAGGCGTGGAATGTTCGCGGGTGGCCGACCGTGTACGTCCTCGACGCGAAGGGCGTCATTCGGTTCAAAGGACAGCGTCGCGAGAAACTCGAAGAGAAAGTGAAACTGCTCTTAGAGGAGGGCGAGGCAAGCAAGTGA
- a CDS encoding slipin family protein, giving the protein MIISGAGQEFIIKDTHRGLYYEDGKLTQVLDAGRYTIPPRNRLFTKLPVVECVLVDVRERELTIKGQEILTADKVAIRVSILVQFRVTDPKSAIHTVDNFEDRLYSDVQLAARRSLASMNLEEILTNRNRLSEDILSDVTESAGSYGVTIRRADVKDLIFPGNLQEIMNRVLAAERHSQAQLVEARTRAEVEQIEANSRAEITRRSAQAKAEARRLREQGDAEATRIQATAETQVYAERVKVAEALEKHPALLRLAELETLRDLAKNSNARLYLGMDKISLASAAQG; this is encoded by the coding sequence ATGATAATTAGCGGTGCAGGACAAGAGTTTATCATTAAGGACACCCACCGCGGTTTGTATTACGAGGATGGTAAGCTCACTCAAGTGCTTGATGCCGGGCGCTACACAATTCCGCCCCGCAATCGGCTGTTCACAAAACTCCCTGTGGTGGAATGTGTACTGGTCGACGTACGTGAACGTGAACTGACGATTAAAGGCCAGGAAATTCTGACGGCTGACAAGGTAGCGATCCGCGTAAGTATTTTGGTGCAGTTTCGCGTGACTGACCCGAAATCAGCGATCCATACTGTGGATAACTTCGAGGATCGACTTTACAGCGATGTGCAACTCGCCGCACGCCGTTCACTCGCCTCGATGAACCTGGAAGAAATCTTGACGAACCGTAATCGACTCAGTGAAGACATTCTGTCGGATGTTACTGAATCGGCTGGCAGCTATGGAGTGACGATTCGACGTGCCGATGTGAAGGACTTGATCTTCCCGGGTAATCTGCAGGAGATCATGAATCGTGTACTGGCAGCAGAGCGTCATAGTCAGGCGCAGCTTGTCGAGGCACGAACTCGAGCCGAAGTAGAACAGATTGAAGCCAATTCTCGTGCCGAGATCACGCGTCGCAGTGCGCAGGCGAAAGCCGAAGCGCGGCGTTTGCGTGAACAGGGAGACGCAGAAGCAACACGAATCCAGGCAACAGCCGAGACGCAAGTTTATGCAGAACGTGTTAAAGTCGCCGAAGCCCTTGAAAAACATCCCGCACTGCTGCGACTTGCAGAACTCGAAACTTTGCGAGATCTGGCGAAGAACAGTAATGCGAGACTGTATCTCGGGATGGACAAGATAAGCCTCGCATCAGCCGCTCAAGGATAG
- a CDS encoding endonuclease V, translated as MEIVIACVDVGYHVQSALAACVTISDWKAELPQGSHTVEIPSIEDYVPGEFYKRELPCIKAVLNQLVAKPSLIVVDGYVWLDANGKRGLGAHLFELLEGQVPVIGVAKTSFATATNAIEVYRGKSLRPLWITAVGTDESEAARCVSEMHGSYRIPTILSLVDRLSRSGAEPISQNQDDA; from the coding sequence GTGGAGATTGTGATCGCTTGCGTCGACGTCGGATATCACGTGCAATCTGCGCTGGCTGCGTGCGTAACAATCTCCGATTGGAAGGCAGAATTGCCACAGGGGAGTCACACTGTAGAGATTCCGAGCATCGAAGATTACGTCCCTGGAGAATTTTACAAACGCGAACTGCCATGCATAAAGGCAGTACTGAATCAGCTTGTTGCCAAACCAAGCCTTATCGTTGTCGACGGATACGTATGGCTCGATGCCAACGGAAAAAGGGGGTTGGGTGCTCACCTGTTCGAGTTACTTGAAGGTCAAGTCCCGGTGATCGGTGTGGCCAAGACTTCGTTTGCGACAGCGACAAACGCTATTGAAGTTTATCGGGGGAAAAGTTTGAGACCGCTCTGGATAACAGCCGTTGGAACTGATGAAAGCGAAGCGGCAAGGTGTGTGAGCGAGATGCACGGAAGTTACAGGATTCCCACGATTCTCTCACTTGTCGATCGTCTGAGCAGAAGTGGAGCCGAGCCGATTTCGCAAAATCAGGATGATGCATGA